The following proteins are encoded in a genomic region of Prochlorococcus marinus XMU1408:
- the proC gene encoding pyrroline-5-carboxylate reductase, producing MEISIGIIGFGRMAKAIISPLLERGEFKPEDVFGIVGSTSSISSALSDLPKGVKIVSSEDALSKDAWSAPLKLLAVKPQQFRKIKQCSISTFSSTDECPKPILISVLAGITLKSLKKAFPDHTCVRAVPNTPSLVREGLTGLAWEHDITLEQKIAVKKIFEPISEIFELPERQLDPFLALTSSGPAYIALVVEAMADGAVASGLPRYLSNQLAHKTLSGTASLLREKDLHPAELKDMVASPAGTTISALRHLELAGLRSALIEAVVLAAEKSRQLAEEVSI from the coding sequence TTGGAAATTTCTATTGGTATAATTGGCTTTGGTCGTATGGCTAAAGCTATTATTTCGCCTCTTTTGGAAAGAGGTGAATTTAAACCTGAGGATGTTTTTGGAATTGTTGGCTCTACTTCAAGTATTTCGTCTGCATTGAGCGATCTTCCAAAAGGAGTGAAAATCGTATCTAGTGAAGATGCATTATCTAAAGATGCATGGAGTGCTCCGTTGAAATTATTGGCTGTTAAACCTCAACAATTCAGAAAAATAAAACAATGTTCTATCTCAACATTTTCATCGACTGATGAGTGTCCTAAGCCAATATTGATTTCGGTTTTGGCCGGAATAACATTAAAAAGTCTTAAGAAAGCTTTTCCAGATCACACATGTGTAAGGGCTGTTCCAAATACCCCCTCTTTGGTTAGAGAAGGGCTTACTGGCTTAGCTTGGGAACATGACATCACTTTGGAACAAAAAATTGCAGTTAAAAAGATTTTCGAACCGATAAGTGAAATTTTTGAGTTACCGGAGAGACAGCTTGATCCTTTTTTAGCTTTAACCTCTTCAGGACCTGCATATATAGCTTTAGTGGTTGAAGCAATGGCAGATGGAGCTGTCGCCTCTGGTTTGCCACGATATTTGTCCAATCAATTAGCTCATAAAACTCTTTCAGGTACTGCCTCACTATTAAGAGAAAAGGATTTGCATCCTGCTGAGCTTAAAGATATGGTCGCCTCGCCTGCTGGGACGACCATTAGTGCTCTTCGACACCTTGAACTTGCGGGCTTGAGGTCCGCTTTAATTGAAGCAGTTGTCTTGGCTGCTGAGAAGAGCCGTCAATTGGCTGAGGAGGTCTCGATTTAG
- a CDS encoding glycosyltransferase family 4 protein has protein sequence MTHIAWLGKKTPFCGNVCYGLSTTEELRERGYQTSFIHFDNPLREGNNKTSLLANDPDVSLPYLIKSQVYTIPSLNAQRELRESLSRLKPDLVHASLTLSPLDFRLPELCHKLNLPLIATFHPAFDAKLRNLTANTQQLTYQLYAPSLAKYDKVIVFSDMQAEVLAKLGVKENRLDVIPNGIDIKKWKPLNSNHSLNDLQVEIRRKLGPERIFIYMGRIASEKNVEALLRAWRFVQPKGCRLVIVGDGPLRPTLENNSIFSKEDNVFWWGYEADQNKRVALLQIAEVFLLPSLVEGLSIALLEAMATGTACVATDAGADGEVLENGAGIILNTEGVASQLRTLLPVLRDQQVLTNELGRRARLRVEEKYTLQQNIDSLENLYANVLNTSKSRPPQPIDGSSQQPRQLLQLKRTSSPQVQGVEEH, from the coding sequence TTGACCCATATCGCCTGGCTAGGCAAAAAAACACCTTTTTGCGGAAACGTCTGTTACGGGCTAAGCACGACTGAAGAGCTTAGAGAAAGGGGATATCAAACGAGTTTTATTCACTTTGACAACCCACTTAGGGAAGGGAATAACAAAACTTCGCTTCTTGCAAATGATCCAGATGTAAGCCTTCCTTATTTAATTAAATCTCAGGTTTATACAATCCCTTCTTTAAATGCGCAAAGAGAGCTTAGAGAATCTCTCTCTAGACTTAAACCTGACTTGGTCCATGCAAGTCTGACTCTTTCACCATTGGATTTTCGCCTGCCTGAACTGTGTCATAAACTTAATTTACCTTTAATTGCAACTTTTCACCCAGCTTTCGATGCAAAACTCAGAAATCTTACAGCCAATACACAGCAACTTACTTACCAACTTTATGCACCTTCTTTAGCTAAATATGACAAGGTTATAGTTTTTTCAGATATGCAAGCAGAAGTTCTAGCAAAACTAGGCGTTAAAGAAAATCGACTGGATGTAATACCTAATGGAATTGACATAAAGAAATGGAAACCCCTTAATTCAAATCATTCACTCAACGACCTTCAAGTTGAAATAAGGAGAAAATTAGGTCCTGAAAGAATTTTTATCTATATGGGTAGAATAGCTTCAGAGAAAAACGTTGAGGCTTTACTCCGGGCATGGAGGTTTGTCCAACCAAAAGGATGTCGACTAGTAATAGTAGGAGATGGACCACTAAGACCTACACTTGAAAATAATTCAATATTTAGTAAAGAAGATAATGTTTTTTGGTGGGGATACGAAGCTGATCAAAATAAAAGAGTTGCCCTTCTTCAGATCGCTGAGGTTTTTTTACTTCCAAGCCTTGTAGAAGGATTATCTATCGCCTTACTGGAAGCCATGGCAACTGGCACTGCTTGCGTAGCGACAGATGCGGGGGCCGATGGAGAAGTCCTTGAAAATGGAGCTGGAATCATACTAAATACAGAGGGAGTCGCATCTCAATTAAGGACACTCTTACCTGTTTTGCGTGATCAACAAGTACTTACCAACGAGTTAGGTAGACGTGCTCGTTTAAGAGTAGAAGAAAAATATACACTTCAACAAAATATTGACTCGCTTGAAAATTTATATGCAAACGTACTTAATACATCTAAATCGAGACCTCCTCAGCCAATTGACGGCTCTTCTCAGCAGCCAAGACAACTGCTTCAATTAAAGCGGACCTCAAGCCCGCAAGTTCAAGGTGTCGAAGAGCACTAA
- the recO gene encoding DNA repair protein RecO: MSLTQRVKGLSLKIGPLGENDRLLTILTEENGICRLAIPGARKPKSRLGATSPLNLLDLHIVGKKNLKRVTQIKILRSYGNLGKHLETLSAAQAISELIIIMFGNENPQKDLLKLILIHLNRLDDLNKAEFDSLQALAISIQSCIHILALGGYCLPLQNCCQSGSKLIPPIGKWSWKCSFIPEEGFAIGASPNASIEMNPSELALLQRLLLEKVPFHSNGKLLGPKHVWLKLLKIVETWIETHLERRITSLQMLREVIISNDLNTN, from the coding sequence ATGAGTTTAACTCAAAGAGTAAAAGGACTATCTTTAAAAATTGGACCTCTTGGTGAGAATGACAGACTTTTAACCATACTAACTGAGGAAAATGGTATATGTCGTCTTGCAATACCAGGAGCAAGAAAACCAAAAAGTAGACTTGGAGCGACATCTCCACTTAATTTGTTAGATTTACATATAGTTGGAAAAAAAAATCTAAAAAGAGTTACGCAAATAAAAATTCTTAGAAGTTATGGCAATCTTGGTAAGCATTTAGAAACTCTATCGGCAGCGCAAGCAATTTCAGAGCTAATAATAATTATGTTTGGCAATGAAAACCCACAAAAAGATTTACTTAAACTTATATTAATTCATTTAAATAGATTAGACGATTTAAATAAAGCAGAGTTTGATTCTTTACAAGCTTTAGCTATAAGCATTCAATCATGCATACATATATTAGCCCTGGGTGGATATTGCTTACCACTGCAAAACTGTTGTCAATCGGGCTCAAAGTTAATACCTCCTATTGGGAAATGGAGTTGGAAGTGCAGCTTTATTCCTGAAGAAGGTTTTGCTATTGGAGCGAGCCCTAATGCAAGCATTGAAATGAATCCATCTGAACTAGCTTTACTTCAAAGACTATTACTAGAGAAAGTGCCGTTTCATAGTAATGGCAAATTATTAGGTCCTAAACATGTATGGTTAAAATTATTGAAAATCGTTGAAACCTGGATCGAAACTCATTTAGAACGAAGAATCACATCTCTTCAAATGTTGAGAGAAGTAATAATTAGTAATGATCTTAATACTAATTAA
- the deoC gene encoding deoxyribose-phosphate aldolase: MGKNSLQEAYSNISNVIHQAVLNPHLDKETLIQICNGSQQIGFAGLCTSLSNIPIARERLGSKSTTKLISVIAFPFGFIPISNKLKEAEYAIENGAEELDFVPNYFALEDGNIENFAEEINQLSELGTPVKVIIDGNTLLNSSKLSLAINASIDAGATGIQIGNGFGQTLTKNQTQKVSKIVNNRCSIKAVGGIKTLDQAIEIMESGATYVGTTFGFEIAQEQKKKN, translated from the coding sequence ATGGGTAAAAATAGTTTGCAAGAAGCTTATTCCAATATCTCTAACGTAATTCATCAAGCAGTCTTAAATCCTCATTTAGATAAAGAAACGCTCATTCAGATTTGTAATGGGTCGCAGCAAATTGGCTTTGCAGGTTTATGCACTAGCCTTTCGAATATACCGATTGCACGTGAAAGATTAGGGAGCAAAAGTACTACAAAGTTAATATCAGTAATTGCCTTCCCTTTTGGTTTTATACCAATTTCTAATAAACTTAAAGAAGCCGAGTATGCAATAGAGAATGGCGCAGAGGAATTAGATTTTGTTCCAAATTATTTTGCATTGGAAGATGGAAATATTGAAAATTTTGCTGAGGAAATAAATCAACTAAGTGAGCTGGGTACTCCAGTAAAAGTAATAATTGATGGGAATACACTCTTAAACTCATCAAAACTTTCCTTAGCAATAAATGCATCAATTGATGCAGGCGCAACTGGAATTCAAATAGGGAATGGCTTTGGTCAAACTTTAACCAAAAATCAAACTCAAAAAGTCTCTAAAATTGTTAATAATCGCTGCTCAATCAAGGCAGTTGGAGGTATCAAAACTCTTGATCAAGCTATAGAAATCATGGAATCAGGAGCTACATACGTCGGTACAACCTTTGGCTTTGAAATTGCCCAAGAACAAAAGAAAAAGAATTAA
- the hpf gene encoding ribosome hibernation-promoting factor, HPF/YfiA family: MKLLIHGRNLELTPSLRDYTKTKIDKATHNFHEMVKEADVHLSVARNPRVPQQTAEVTVFANGTVIRAQERSENLYASIDLVANKLARQLRKYKERHNKHHVHTNKSTKSIQNEETQRFSSSDNPLIKGKEPHLPSPGVRRKYFEMTPMSIETARAQLDLIDHDFYLFREEEGSALRVIYKRTHGGYGVIQEKV, encoded by the coding sequence ATGAAGCTTCTTATTCATGGACGCAATCTTGAATTAACTCCATCACTTCGTGATTACACCAAAACAAAAATTGATAAAGCAACTCATAATTTCCATGAAATGGTGAAGGAAGCTGATGTCCATCTCTCAGTCGCTCGTAATCCTCGGGTTCCACAACAAACAGCTGAGGTGACCGTTTTTGCAAATGGAACTGTAATAAGAGCTCAAGAGAGAAGTGAGAATCTATATGCAAGCATTGACTTAGTAGCAAATAAGCTTGCACGGCAATTACGTAAGTATAAAGAGCGTCATAATAAACACCATGTCCATACTAATAAGTCAACAAAATCAATTCAAAATGAAGAAACTCAAAGATTTTCTTCCTCAGATAATCCACTAATTAAAGGCAAAGAACCTCATCTTCCAAGCCCAGGAGTACGACGTAAATATTTCGAAATGACACCTATGAGTATTGAGACAGCGAGAGCCCAATTAGATCTAATTGATCATGACTTCTATTTATTTAGAGAGGAAGAAGGCTCAGCGTTACGAGTTATTTACAAGAGAACTCATGGAGGCTATGGCGTGATTCAAGAAAAGGTTTAG
- the lipB gene encoding lipoyl(octanoyl) transferase LipB, translated as MNKKLHSVSPESGPNSNLDLTPQLVQFSSAFLFEPKNFVPFDTALGWQKNFQQSLIEKPFSPQAVWFLEHFSCYTLGRGGDKQNLLFEENQSSMPVFRIDRGGEVTHHMPGQIVGYLVLNLGLHKKDLSWYLRELEQVLIDVLNLLDIEGKRVDGLTGVWCEDKKIGSIGIGCKRWVTQHGFSLNVDCDLVGFEQIIPCGLNKVKVGKLSDWIPGIKVCDVKPLLRESVKRRFKLNWENI; from the coding sequence ATGAATAAGAAGCTTCATTCTGTTTCGCCTGAATCAGGGCCTAATAGCAACTTAGATCTAACACCTCAACTTGTACAATTTTCTTCGGCTTTTCTTTTTGAACCTAAAAATTTTGTGCCGTTTGATACTGCCTTGGGTTGGCAGAAAAATTTTCAGCAAAGCCTTATTGAGAAACCTTTTTCACCACAAGCAGTATGGTTTCTGGAACATTTTTCTTGCTACACCTTAGGTAGGGGAGGCGACAAACAAAATTTATTATTTGAAGAAAATCAATCCTCCATGCCAGTTTTTAGGATTGATCGAGGAGGTGAAGTGACTCATCACATGCCTGGTCAAATTGTTGGATACCTAGTTTTAAATTTAGGTCTACATAAAAAAGATTTATCTTGGTATTTGAGAGAATTGGAACAAGTACTGATTGATGTTCTTAATTTGTTGGATATTGAGGGGAAGAGGGTAGATGGTTTAACAGGCGTTTGGTGCGAAGATAAAAAGATTGGTTCAATAGGAATTGGATGCAAAAGATGGGTGACTCAACATGGATTTTCACTAAATGTAGATTGTGACCTTGTTGGTTTTGAGCAGATAATTCCTTGTGGACTTAATAAAGTTAAAGTAGGGAAATTGAGTGATTGGATACCTGGCATCAAAGTCTGTGACGTTAAGCCTCTTCTTCGAGAATCTGTGAAAAGACGTTTTAAATTGAACTGGGAAAACATTTAA
- a CDS encoding AMP-binding protein, protein MVKTNSQKNILASKNALAFWIPNTKEKKAIKRRSHLETINQVDEIWERLKIPLGDVLAVNSPHTFHPESFTYKQLAENISKAAASFSQIGVEPDDVVALFAENSPRWLIADQALMRVGASDSVRGATAPPSELRYILEDSNAVGLIVQNSDVWERLSLDKKQFDSLKFVIQLEGKACEGILEWERFLEIGLNKINLSKKENIIDRKKTRIATILYTSGTTGKPKGVPLTHSNLLHQIRSLSCVANPSPGSPVLSVLPIWHSYERSAEYYFFSCGCTQTYTSIRHLKEDLPRVKPIVMATVPRLWESIKLGFEDAVEKMPKMKKILIAGAISNSKAYKLAQRKLNFLTIESVSTLDKIISFFEILLRYPIHKISSIYLWPKILTKICGGRLRFPISGGGAIAPHVDSFFEALGVELLVGYGLTETSPVLTCRRPWRNIRGGAGQPLPETEIKIVDPETFQTKKLRQKGLVLARGPQIMSGYLGKESESKKVLDANGWFNTGDLGMLLADGSLVLTGRSKDTIVLSSGENIEPGPLEEALIASPLIDQAFLLGQDQKQLAALIVPRIDRLKGLLVEKGLNSQVVLGSCTENSELRQILKLEMNKLLANRLGSRREERVFSIGLVEPFTIENGLLTQTLKQKRDKIIQRDLKLINEIL, encoded by the coding sequence ATGGTAAAAACTAATTCACAAAAAAATATATTGGCTTCTAAAAATGCTTTAGCCTTTTGGATCCCAAATACAAAAGAGAAAAAAGCAATAAAGAGAAGATCTCATCTTGAGACCATTAATCAAGTTGACGAGATTTGGGAAAGATTAAAAATTCCTTTAGGTGATGTATTAGCAGTTAATTCACCTCATACTTTCCACCCAGAAAGTTTTACATATAAACAACTTGCTGAGAATATTTCCAAGGCAGCAGCTTCTTTTTCTCAAATCGGTGTAGAACCTGATGATGTAGTCGCACTTTTTGCAGAGAATAGTCCTAGATGGCTAATTGCTGACCAAGCTCTTATGCGAGTAGGGGCATCAGATTCAGTCAGGGGTGCGACTGCACCACCAAGTGAACTTAGATATATTCTTGAGGATTCAAATGCGGTTGGATTAATTGTTCAAAATTCAGATGTCTGGGAGCGACTTTCTCTTGATAAGAAACAATTCGATAGTTTGAAATTTGTTATTCAGCTTGAAGGTAAAGCTTGTGAAGGGATATTGGAATGGGAACGTTTTTTGGAGATAGGTTTGAATAAAATAAATCTAAGTAAAAAGGAAAATATAATTGATAGAAAAAAAACAAGAATTGCAACTATTTTATATACTTCTGGGACAACAGGTAAGCCAAAAGGTGTGCCATTAACACATTCTAATCTGTTACATCAAATTAGATCTCTTTCCTGCGTAGCCAATCCTTCTCCTGGCTCGCCGGTACTAAGTGTTTTGCCAATTTGGCATTCATATGAACGTAGTGCTGAATATTATTTTTTTTCTTGTGGTTGTACTCAAACTTATACATCTATTAGGCATCTAAAGGAAGATTTGCCAAGGGTTAAACCAATTGTAATGGCCACTGTTCCCAGGCTCTGGGAGTCAATAAAGTTAGGGTTTGAGGATGCTGTTGAAAAAATGCCGAAAATGAAAAAGATCTTGATAGCAGGTGCAATTTCTAATAGCAAAGCATATAAATTGGCACAACGAAAACTTAACTTTTTAACTATTGAAAGTGTTTCAACTTTAGATAAGATAATCTCTTTTTTTGAAATTCTTTTACGGTACCCAATTCATAAAATATCTTCTATTTATTTGTGGCCAAAAATTCTTACAAAGATTTGTGGAGGAAGATTAAGGTTCCCTATAAGTGGAGGAGGAGCAATTGCTCCCCATGTTGATTCTTTCTTTGAAGCCTTAGGTGTTGAATTATTAGTTGGTTATGGTTTGACTGAGACTAGTCCAGTCCTTACATGTAGAAGACCATGGAGAAATATACGTGGAGGGGCTGGTCAGCCTTTGCCAGAGACTGAGATAAAGATTGTAGATCCAGAAACATTTCAAACCAAAAAGTTGCGTCAAAAAGGATTGGTTCTTGCTCGTGGCCCTCAAATAATGTCTGGTTATTTAGGGAAAGAATCAGAATCGAAGAAGGTTTTAGATGCTAATGGCTGGTTCAATACTGGGGATTTAGGGATGTTACTTGCAGACGGATCCTTGGTTTTGACTGGAAGATCAAAGGACACGATAGTACTTAGTAGTGGGGAAAATATTGAGCCAGGTCCTCTCGAGGAAGCCTTGATTGCAAGTCCATTAATTGATCAGGCTTTTTTATTGGGTCAAGATCAAAAACAACTTGCTGCTTTGATTGTTCCAAGAATTGATCGTCTCAAAGGATTGCTTGTAGAAAAGGGTTTGAATTCCCAAGTTGTATTGGGCTCCTGTACTGAAAATAGTGAATTAAGACAAATTTTAAAATTGGAAATGAACAAACTTCTTGCAAATCGTCTTGGATCTCGAAGAGAAGAGAGAGTATTTTCAATTGGTTTAGTCGAGCCATTTACAATAGAAAATGGCTTGTTAACACAAACTCTCAAGCAAAAACGTGACAAAATTATTCAGCGTGATTTGAAACTGATAAATGAAATATTATGA
- a CDS encoding YlqD family protein, with amino-acid sequence MDQVNSISIKRSITVKAVVTPSWKEEAERELSNAISTIDNQLGELEKEGQQIIDGIRSQSSNPLDPRVQEQIAQVQNQVASKRSEFEEQKRNLLLQQSQVRDLEMEQIVEQGQIDSFCDLKVGDNLVSKMGVSILVRDGIVEAIDQD; translated from the coding sequence ATCGATCAGGTGAATTCGATTTCAATAAAACGTTCAATAACTGTTAAAGCAGTTGTAACCCCATCATGGAAAGAGGAAGCTGAGCGAGAATTGAGTAATGCAATATCAACAATAGATAATCAACTTGGTGAACTAGAAAAAGAAGGACAACAAATCATTGATGGCATAAGAAGTCAAAGTTCAAATCCGCTTGATCCACGAGTTCAAGAACAAATAGCTCAAGTTCAGAATCAAGTTGCATCAAAGAGATCAGAATTTGAAGAACAAAAAAGAAATCTTCTTTTACAGCAATCTCAAGTTCGCGACCTAGAGATGGAACAGATAGTTGAGCAAGGGCAAATAGACAGTTTTTGTGATTTAAAAGTTGGTGATAACTTAGTAAGTAAAATGGGTGTCAGTATTTTGGTTAGAGATGGCATTGTAGAAGCAATTGATCAGGACTGA
- a CDS encoding dihydrolipoamide acetyltransferase family protein translates to MATHDIFMPALSSTMTEGKIVEWLKNPGDKVERGESVLVVESDKADMDVESFHDGFLASIVMPAGSSAPVGETIGLIVETADEIAEAQANTPSAPPQVASQEKESSSPQSKEKQVSIDSSKTVVRQTPTVQETSLNHPQFLNDGRVVASPRAKKLASQMGVDLATVRGSGPHGRIQAEDVLSAKGQPISVPWIAESNAPAQVVSDTPRIEKKTVDSDKPPAPGKSFGSMGETIAFNTLQQAVNRNMEQSLNTPCFRVGYSILTDELDSFYKQVKPNGVTMTALLAKAVGLTLARHPQVNAAFSSEGIAYPSQINVAVAVAMEDGGLITPVLQNAEETSLADLSLQWADLVKRARNKQLEPHEYSSGTFTLSNLGMFGVDRFDAILPPGTGAILAVGASLPKVVASKDGSISIKKQMQVNLTADHRVIYGADGALFLKDLAYLIEKNPYSLSS, encoded by the coding sequence ATGGCCACTCATGACATCTTCATGCCTGCTTTAAGTTCAACAATGACTGAGGGCAAGATAGTGGAGTGGCTAAAAAATCCTGGTGACAAAGTTGAGAGAGGTGAATCTGTTTTGGTCGTTGAGTCAGATAAGGCAGATATGGATGTTGAGTCTTTCCATGATGGCTTTCTTGCATCGATTGTTATGCCCGCTGGGAGCTCTGCTCCTGTTGGAGAGACCATTGGACTAATTGTTGAGACAGCAGATGAAATCGCCGAGGCTCAAGCTAATACACCTTCTGCGCCTCCTCAAGTAGCTAGTCAAGAGAAAGAGAGTTCATCTCCTCAGAGTAAAGAAAAACAAGTCTCTATTGACTCTTCCAAAACAGTAGTTAGACAGACGCCTACTGTACAAGAAACTTCTTTAAATCATCCTCAATTTTTAAACGATGGTAGAGTTGTTGCGTCTCCAAGAGCTAAAAAACTTGCTTCTCAAATGGGAGTTGATTTAGCGACTGTAAGGGGATCAGGTCCTCATGGACGTATACAAGCTGAGGATGTTCTAAGTGCAAAAGGTCAACCTATAAGTGTTCCTTGGATTGCTGAAAGTAACGCTCCAGCACAAGTTGTTTCTGATACACCACGCATAGAAAAGAAAACTGTTGACTCTGATAAGCCACCTGCTCCAGGAAAAAGTTTTGGATCTATGGGGGAAACAATTGCATTTAATACCCTTCAACAAGCTGTAAATAGGAATATGGAGCAAAGTTTAAATACTCCTTGCTTCCGAGTCGGATATTCAATTCTTACGGATGAATTGGATTCCTTTTACAAACAAGTTAAACCTAATGGAGTAACTATGACTGCTTTACTTGCTAAAGCAGTTGGATTGACTCTTGCTAGACACCCTCAGGTAAATGCAGCTTTTAGTTCTGAGGGAATTGCCTACCCTTCACAAATAAATGTTGCCGTAGCAGTAGCAATGGAGGATGGTGGACTGATAACTCCAGTGTTGCAAAATGCAGAAGAGACTAGTCTTGCTGATTTATCTCTGCAATGGGCTGATCTTGTTAAGCGTGCGAGGAATAAGCAATTGGAACCTCATGAATATAGCAGCGGTACATTTACACTCTCTAATTTAGGTATGTTTGGTGTTGATCGATTTGATGCAATTCTACCCCCAGGTACAGGAGCTATTTTAGCTGTGGGAGCATCTTTGCCCAAAGTTGTTGCTTCTAAGGATGGTTCGATTTCAATTAAAAAACAGATGCAAGTAAATCTCACCGCTGATCACAGAGTGATCTATGGGGCCGATGGAGCACTATTCCTAAAAGACTTAGCTTATCTAATTGAAAAAAATCCTTATAGCCTTTCATCTTGA
- the queA gene encoding tRNA preQ1(34) S-adenosylmethionine ribosyltransferase-isomerase QueA has product MLDQNDNLLSSYNYDLPNDFIAQSPIEPRHDAKLMIVNDGLDDALNLMHGKIWDLKNILRIGDLLVVNNTRVLKAKLKIRFSGGGQGELLLMEPRDNGQWLCLGRPARRMRSGDQLWLNTSLDNSLCLQVIDKDESTGGRIIQFPSEFSSRSQMADLLDLCGEVPLPPYIDKDKSNSHEEKYQTRFASKPGAIAAPTAGLHLSDELIEVLKLRGIKIAQITLHVGLGTFRPLEKEDLTQLHLHSEWVEVNEKAVKAIINCKEEGGKVFAVGTTSVRALEAAYLSGRGDLKPYEGKVNLVIKPGFKFCVIDGLLTNFHLPKSSLLLLVSALIGRKRMLELYNNAIANKYRFFSYGDAMLITPDSMI; this is encoded by the coding sequence GTGTTAGATCAAAACGATAATCTTTTAAGTTCATACAATTATGATTTGCCCAACGATTTCATTGCTCAATCACCTATTGAGCCTAGACATGATGCGAAATTAATGATTGTCAATGATGGACTAGATGATGCTTTAAATCTTATGCATGGAAAGATATGGGACTTGAAAAATATATTGAGGATTGGCGACCTTTTAGTTGTTAATAATACTCGTGTTCTGAAGGCAAAATTAAAAATTAGATTTTCCGGAGGAGGTCAAGGTGAATTATTGCTCATGGAGCCGAGAGACAATGGCCAATGGCTTTGTTTGGGGCGTCCAGCTAGACGGATGAGAAGCGGTGATCAATTATGGCTAAATACGTCTCTAGATAATTCTTTATGTTTACAGGTTATTGATAAAGATGAGAGTACAGGCGGGAGAATTATTCAATTCCCTAGTGAGTTTTCAAGCAGGTCGCAAATGGCAGACTTACTTGATTTGTGTGGCGAAGTCCCATTACCCCCATACATAGATAAGGATAAAAGTAATTCTCATGAAGAGAAATATCAGACTCGATTTGCTTCGAAGCCAGGTGCTATTGCTGCTCCAACAGCCGGTTTACATCTAAGTGATGAACTCATAGAAGTTTTAAAACTTAGGGGTATTAAAATTGCGCAAATTACTTTGCATGTAGGTCTTGGAACTTTTAGGCCATTAGAAAAAGAAGATCTAACTCAGCTTCATTTACATAGTGAATGGGTAGAGGTTAATGAAAAGGCTGTTAAAGCGATAATTAATTGTAAGGAAGAGGGTGGAAAAGTTTTTGCTGTTGGTACGACGAGTGTAAGAGCTCTTGAAGCTGCTTATCTCTCAGGAAGAGGTGATTTGAAACCATACGAGGGGAAAGTGAATCTTGTAATCAAGCCAGGATTTAAATTTTGCGTAATTGATGGATTACTTACAAATTTTCACCTCCCCAAAAGTTCTTTACTTCTTTTAGTAAGCGCTCTTATAGGTCGTAAACGAATGTTGGAACTTTATAATAATGCCATTGCTAATAAATATCGATTTTTTTCTTACGGGGATGCGATGTTGATAACACCAGATTCAATGATCTAA